The genomic interval CACCCTAAAAGACGACACGACCGACAACAAACAAACAGAAACGAAGGACAAAAGCTAACGCTTCGCAAAATTAAAAGAGGTGTTTTGCCAACGCACTTGCCGACACAAAAACACCACATTTAATTTTGCCCAACCGCACCAAAAGCCCACCCACCACCCGACAAGTGGAATGTTGAAAATTTGGAGGCAACTTTTGACCCTTTTTCTAAAAATAATTTTTACATTTGCCAATATTTGTCAAGTCAAAAGAAAGCACATTGAAAACAATTGGGACGACATTACGAGAATTAAGAGAAGCAAAAGGACTATTGCTTAAGAAGTTGGAGCTAAACTTTCGCTTGACCCAACCATCTTGAGCAAAATCGAGCAAGACAAACGAATGCCGACAAAAGAGCAAGTAAAATCACTTGCCAACTTTTATAAAGACCAAAAGAATGAAGTTATAATTGCTTGGCTTTCAGACAAACTTTATTATGAAGTTCAAGACGAAGATTTGGCATTACAAGCAATGCAAGTAGCAGAAGAGAAAATTAAATACAATAAAAAGAAAACAAAATAATGGCTGTAGATTTTTCCGAAATATTAGTTGTTGGAGTTTCCAGCCGAGCACTTTTCAATCTTGAAAAGGAAAATGAAATTTTTAATACCGAAGGTATTTCTGGTTTCAGAAAATATCAACTTGAACACGAAGACGAACCTTTAGAACTTGGAACAGCTTTCCACCTTGTTCAAAGTTTATTGCACTTAAATGAAAACGCTAAGAAAAGAATTGTTGAAGTTGTTGTAATGTCGAGAAACAGCCCCGAAACAGGTGTAAGAATTATGAACTCCGTTGGTAAATACAATTTGGACATTACAAGAATGGCGTTTAGTGGTGGCGAACCTTTAGCACCTTATATAGATGCTTTTGATATTGACTTATTTTTAAGCAAAGACCTTAAAGATGTTCAAAGTGTAATTGATTCTAAAAAATGTGCAGCCGCCTATATTTACGAACCGCCAACAGAATTTAAACCCAGTGACAACAGAGTGAAAATTGCATTTGATGCAGATGCAGTTTTGTTTTCTGACGAATCGGAACACAGATACAAAACAGAAGGAATTGAAGCATTTCATAAATACGAGCAAGAACATCAAGACGAACCATTGGGAGAAGGTCCTTTTGCAAAATTGCTAATTAAACTTTCAAAAATTCAAGAAGAATTACCAACAACAATTGAACTTTCTCCTTTGCGAATTGCAATTGTAACAGCAAGAAATGCACCGTCACATATGAGAGTTATCAAAACGCTTCGCAAATGGGGCGTATATGTTGACGAAGCATATTTTTTGGGCGGACTTTCTAAAGACAATGTTTTAAAAGCATTTGGAGCACACATATTTTTTGACGACCAAGAAGTTCACCTAACGGAATCATCAAAAGTAGTTCCTTCTGGAAAAGTGCCCTATGCATCAGATTCTCCATTACTGAAATTAAATGGAAAAGTATCAATCACTAAAGCAACAGACAAGAAATGAAATTATACGAAACACTTGAAAAGCAACTAAAAAAAGAACCCAACTTCGTTACCGACAACGGAGAACTTAAAAAATGGGTGGTAATAAATAAAGCACAGAATTATGATGCTGAACTTATTGGCTTGTTGCTTGACGATAAGGAACTGAAAGCAAAATTCTTTCTTGACATCAAAGGTGTTTTGATTTTCAACCAATCTTTATTTGTGCAGTTCTTAGAGCAAAAGAATTATTTGAATGACAGCTACACAGCATATAAAAATAAAGTTGGACTAAACATTGACGGAAAATATTTGAAGCAACGCAACGAAGTTGCTTTAGTTTGGCCATTTAAAGACTGTATTCTAGAAGGTGGACAAAGCCGTGAAGAAGATAAACGAGAAGAAATATTTTTTAATGAAACCCTTGCACAAGACGAAATTACTCAACTCTTAGAACCAAAGGTTTTAACCAATGCAAAACGCTACACAACAAAAGGTGATAAAGCATTCGATAAATTCAATAGGGATGAGGATAATTTTATAACGGATAATTTAATTGTTAAGGGTAACAATTTACTTGACCTTTATTCACTAAAAGCCCAATTTGAAAATAAGATAAAACTAATATACATTGACCCTCCTTACAATACTGGCGGGGATAGTTTCAGATACAATGACAGTTTCAATCATTCAACTTGGCTGACCTTTATTAAAAACAGAATGGAAATAGCAAAATCATTGCTTCGTCCTGATGGTTTTGTTTTTATTTCAATTGATGATAATGAACATCCATATTTACGATTAGTTTGTGATGAAATTTTTGGCAGACAAAATTTTGTTTCTGATATTATAATTCAATCAAATAAAGGTGGAAGAGATTATTTAAAAATTGCAAAAAGTCACGAATATTTAATTTGCTATCAAAAATCACCTGATAGTGAAATGAATGAAATTGAAAAAACAGACGTAACTCATCAATACAAGGACTCGAAAGGTGGTTTTAATTTGAGAGAACTAAGGAATCGTAATCCGAAATTTCACAAAGGCAATCGTCCAAATTTATTTTATCCGTTCTACGTTAATGAAAAAAGTAAAGATGAGAATGGATTTTGTGCAGTTTCATTAGTTCCGAAGAAAGGATTTGAAATACAAGCTGTTCCATTAAATAGCAC from Saprospiraceae bacterium carries:
- a CDS encoding 5'-nucleotidase — encoded protein: MAVDFSEILVVGVSSRALFNLEKENEIFNTEGISGFRKYQLEHEDEPLELGTAFHLVQSLLHLNENAKKRIVEVVVMSRNSPETGVRIMNSVGKYNLDITRMAFSGGEPLAPYIDAFDIDLFLSKDLKDVQSVIDSKKCAAAYIYEPPTEFKPSDNRVKIAFDADAVLFSDESEHRYKTEGIEAFHKYEQEHQDEPLGEGPFAKLLIKLSKIQEELPTTIELSPLRIAIVTARNAPSHMRVIKTLRKWGVYVDEAYFLGGLSKDNVLKAFGAHIFFDDQEVHLTESSKVVPSGKVPYASDSPLLKLNGKVSITKATDKK
- a CDS encoding site-specific DNA-methyltransferase, coding for MKLYETLEKQLKKEPNFVTDNGELKKWVVINKAQNYDAELIGLLLDDKELKAKFFLDIKGVLIFNQSLFVQFLEQKNYLNDSYTAYKNKVGLNIDGKYLKQRNEVALVWPFKDCILEGGQSREEDKREEIFFNETLAQDEITQLLEPKVLTNAKRYTTKGDKAFDKFNRDEDNFITDNLIVKGNNLLDLYSLKAQFENKIKLIYIDPPYNTGGDSFRYNDSFNHSTWLTFIKNRMEIAKSLLRPDGFVFISIDDNEHPYLRLVCDEIFGRQNFVSDIIIQSNKGGRDYLKIAKSHEYLICYQKSPDSEMNEIEKTDVTHQYKDSKGGFNLRELRNRNPKFHKGNRPNLFYPFYVNEKSKDENGFCAVSLVPKKGFEIQAVPLNSTGKESCWRWGKPKSESNSNEDLDKTEVVAKQKGDGGWNVYEKHRKTTGKVKSIWDDSAVRTEAGTKELRKLLVNPAFPFPKPVELIKRVVMIASDEGDTILDFFGGSGTTAQAVLEINQEAEEPRNFIICEQLDYVETITIERIKKVIEQNKNGEFVYLELKKYNQNFIEQIKSAKDKKAVLKIWGEMKTKSFLNYNVDLQKQEENIEDFKALTLEEQKQHLVELLDKNQLYVNLSSLNDKDFAVSAEEKKVTQDFYQLKK